The genome window AGTCCAGACACCTCTGTGACCCTTGGTCCCTCTGACCCTGACCTGTCAGCCATAAGCCCTAGCAGGGCAGAAGTGGAGGTGAAGGCCCGGTGGGTGGCCAGGAAGGTTGCAGTGAAGGTCACGTCAGCCCCTGATGTCCGGGCATCCAGCAGGTGTCTGACCAGAGCCTCCAGAGTGCCAGCTCGGAGCTTTCGGGAGGAACGCGGGGGAGGTGTTGGGGCCTGGAGGAAACAGAGGTCAGTCACTACCCCTTTCTTCAGCTCTGCCCCTAGATCTCTAGGGAAACCCCCTTCCAGGAGATAATGCAGGCTCATTGTGTTAAAATTCAGAGAGGGCCAAAGACTTGACCTAAGTCACACCGCAGAGTCCAGGTCTCCAGACCTTCAACCTAGCACTTTGGCCTAAAAGTTGGCCATTCTGGAGTTGATGGGTCAGAGGTGAGAAGCCAAAGTTATGATCTCACCAAGGGATCAAGAGGCCGATACTGGCGGCTTGTGACAGTAAAGATGGCACCATCCTCCTTCTCATCCCAGATAGACACAGGGGCCTGAAGAAATAAGGAAGGGGAGGTCAGATAGGCCCACACTACCACCCACTGCCCCCAGCCCTCACTCCCAGGCCCTACTCCTCCCTCTGTACCCCTCACCTGTGGCGGAAGGGGACAGTACCAGTGAGTgcgaggggtggggtgggctggtgACCCCAGGTCTCCCCCACTGGGGCTCAGACAGCCCCACCCAAGCCGCCTCAGGGCCCGGTGGAGTAGAGGGGGTTGCAGTGGAGGGGTGGGTGGAATGCAGAAACCCTGATCCTGGAGATTACTGTAGCCCCTTCCCCCCAGAGCTGAACCCCAACCCAGCAGAGAAGCAAGGTGCAGAGGGTAGGAGAGGGAAGCGACAGACAGAAAGCTAGAGGCAGAGACCTTGAGAAGCTGAAACCTCAGTCACAGGCACAGCCGCATGCTCCGCCCTCCCCAGAAGGAACTGGAAAACCCAGAGAGTTAGTCCTTCCCCTTAGCCCCTTCCCCTGGTCCCTGGTCCCTGGAGAGCCCCCTCAAGGTGGTGGCTCCGATGCCAGtacaggaaggagaaggggaagtggggaagatgtgtgtgtgtgtgtgtgtatgtgtgtgtgtgtatgtgtgtgtggtggtggtggggtagACTCTGAGAGTCACGTggctccagcccctcccccagccaatCCCGAAAAACCAGCCCTGCCAGTCACCCTGCCCTCACCCAGCCCTTGGACCCTAGAGCCCAGGGCCTCCGGGCCCCAAATCCAACTTCAGGCCCTTCCTGAGGCCCCAAATCCTGCTCCTGGCCACCACTGTTCGTCCGGGAGGAAAACAGGTGACCATCCCGGCTCAGCCTGGGACCGTCCCTCCAAGATCCAAGAACCTTGGcttcccacctccacccagcgcccagagggagagggggaggggtcACGAAATCGAAGGGTTCCCTCCCCAATCCCAGAGTCACCGGAGCCGGTTACTGTGGAAACAAACCCCTCCCCGCCAAACAAAAACAAGGGACCAAGACACTAAGCCCAGAGAGGAAGGCACACTCAGGCCCTGGTGGAGAGGACCAGAGACCCGCAGGACAGCCAGCCAGACGCTCCTGGTAGTAATAGGGCAGGTTCCTGCGGACAGGTCCTGAATCACACTGCCACAAAGAACCACAGAAACGCCAGGACTCCCCGCAGCCGGGGGAAAGGCAGACACCAGCAAGAGGAGCGGAAATAACTGAGTCAGGGGAGAAGAGATGTAGGGACACAGACACGGAAAGGTGGAGTCCCCGAAATACATCCCCCAACCTCCCACCACCTGCAGCTCACCTcgtcttcttcttcctcctcctcctcctcctgtccctCGCACACGCCTCGGCCACCTGGGTCCCCACCTTCTTCGGGGTCTCGGCTCCGGAAGCTGCTCAGCACGACTCCCCCGGGGGGACTCGGGTCCCAAAGCAGCCGCAGAGGCCGCGGGAGCATGGCCGAGGGGAGTCAGCAGGGTCGGGCCATGGGGGCGCCTGGGGAGAGACAGGAGGGGAGGCGGGTGGAGAGGCAGGTGGGCGCCCGGGAGTCGGGAGGGACGCGGGTAGTTGTCTAGGTAACGAGTCCTGCAGGGAGGCGGGAGGGGGGGTAGCAACACAGGGGTGAAAAATGGGGGCCCTTAGTGCACTTGGGGGGATGAAGGGGTCACGAGTACGGGAACGGGCAGGGTCACAAGGTGCTCTGGCTCTGACCTGCtcgggaggggtgggggcagcgcGCGGGTCCCGGGCAGCTGTTCCTGTCGGTCTCCAGCCCCCGACCGAGTCCCCTCCCCGGCTTTTCCGCACCCCCTTGTACCCCCCCGCCAGGCTCCCGGGCCCTCCCGCCCTTTCCGCTCCCCCCAACGTCCGCCCGCTCCGAGAGCAGGAGCCAAAAAGGGAAGGAAGTGAGGACAGGAGCCAGGCCCACGGACTAGGGGAGTGCTGGACGCCCCggggccaggggccaggaccCAGGAGCCCGGGTCCCCAGCTCCGCTGTCCTCCGGCCCCACTGACTCGGGGATCCTGGAGCCCACGTCACCCCGACTGAATTGGGATAAAGATTCTAGTTCCCAGCTCCGGGGGAGGACAGGAGAATTTgacattcccctccccccacacgaCTGAAACTCCCGCGGTACGCGTTTTAGCGTGGAAGGACCCAGTTACTCCACCCCGCGGGGttacacaccccaccccacccacgcGCGTATCGGCCCGAAATCCACTCCGGGTTTTGCGGAGAGCCCTCGGGACCCGCCCTCCCGCTAGGCGAGGGGGCGGAGCAGGAAGCCGCTACATCCGGTTCCAGAGTGGGCGCTCGGCGGCTTCCGGCACTTGAGGCCGGGATCTCCGCTCCCTGGGTCGCCAGGGAAAGCTTAGTGCTAGCGGGCGTCCGACCCCAAACTGTTTCGCAGGGGGATTGGGTTTCGCCGGGAGGTCGGGGAAATTGGAAGGGACCAGAGGTAATTGGTGGAGTCATTGTGCTTGGAAAGGGGAGCCTGGGGTACAAATGAGACACCCGTTGGCAGCACTGGAACACAACTTTATTCCCATCGGATTCAGCTCGCTCCCCCTGTCGGTCTGGCCCACCGCCCGGCCCCTCCGTTGAGCCGCCGCTTCCTTCGTCCTGTACTTATTTGACCCCACGTCTGTTTTTGAATACTTAGGAccaaaaaaattatgtaatttcttACACTGAGCGCCCTCCAGTGGGCGCTAGGCCCGCTGCGGGCGCGGGGGAGACAGCAGGAGACAGACAGGTTCGTTCTTGCTTTCGAGGAGCTGCGAGTCCAGGAGGGGAGACAGGCTTTAACAACGACTCGCACAATCACTTAAATACAACCATGCTGAACCGCACAAGAGGGACACGCGGTGGTCTGAGGGGAATGACGAGGCTGACCTGGTTTGGAGCCCAGGAGAGGAGGGCGAACCAGGCCGAAGGAGCAGAGTTCCGGGGCCcaaagggagggtgggaggccACTGGAGGAGAGGAATAGCGGTCCATGTGATGAGCACTGAGAGGGGTTGAAGAGGTGAAGCGGTGGCTCCATCGTCGGAAATGCATATTCCAAGAGCAAGAATGGATTTGGCCTCTAGAGCACCGGTTCTTCCAGTGTGGTCCCTGCCCTGGAGGTCCCTGAGACTGTTTCACTAGATATACAAAGTTAAGTCTTTTCATAACACTGCTAagatgttatttgtctttttcacgcCCATTCTCTTAAAAGCGTACAGTGAAGTTTTCCAGAAGGTACATGTGTACTGACATCACCCTCAGAGCTAGTGGAATGTGTGCTTGTGTATTCTGCTTTAAACTTTTCTCAGTTTTAAGTTCTAGTATGATAAATAGTTTATAGCCCACATAAGCAAAATCTCTTTAGAGTCCTTGATTTTTAAGATGTCCTGAGATCAaatattttgagaaccactgccctagaccTCTTAAGAACGTGAATGCTGTAGATTTGGGTCTTGAGAAAAAAAAGCATTCCAGCTGTTCAGTggagagagatgggaaggagCAGAAGCAGGTGATGgcatactggggggggggggggggggctactACAGTAGCTCAGGccagagatgatggtggctcCCCAGCGTGGTGTTGAGTACCCTCACTGTACTttctggaaaagaagtaaaaatgagGTCAGGAATTTGAGGTTTTAGAAAGCTTGGTGAAGTGCTCATGGTTAATCCGAGATAAAGGAACCATCATGGGTACAGAGGGTGGGAGAAGAATGGGGCTAACATTTTCTGTGTTATTTGCCTGGCAGACACTGGTGAGTTTTTTTGCTCCTGCATCTTCCAAAGGAGATACactatctcctttaatcctcccaacagccctcTGAGGGCTCCACTGTCCAGTGCGGCAGCTACCACCCTGATGTGTCTATTGAGtatttgaaatgtggccagtcaGAAGTGctgacaatttaaaataaacacctGTTTTTGAagacttaggaaaaaaaacactagaatttcttatattgattacatgctgAAATAGTATTTTGGGTATATtagatgaaataaagtatattaaatttacttgtttcttttttacttttcaggACGAAAAAGAGGTGCTATGGAAAATAACCTCACAGAGTGATCTGATCATAATAAgctcctaactgggcaggtcatgatGGTTAGTCACGGCCCAGGtttataacttctttagtaaaagatttatctttgccttaagcaagcccggtccattgtttctgtacatctaggttaacacacctttgaaataagctgtAACCACCCTTAAGAGAGCAAATAAttttaactatcctgtaatccaattcccaccttgctttctcccaccttcttgTAACCTTCGTTAAGTTCCCTAAGGTGCATACAAGAAGCTGCAAACTCATTCtatggagcatttgagatcttgcttccctgTAACTGTTGTCAGTTTGGgttcaaataaacataaaaattctctacaggtttggacgtttctttcATCAATACCTTTTGAATGTGACTACTAGATTATTTAAATTTACAGATGTGGTTGCATTACATTTCTATTAGCAATAATCGCGCCTCggataaacctcattggctacGATACTGCCACTGCGCAAAGCTTGCAttacatttctattggacagtgctgttaTCCCTATAcccaaggaaactgaggtattgGTTAAGTAGCATATTCAAGGCAGCAGGGTTTAACCCAAGTCTGAGTGAATTCCAAGTCTAGGTTCTGCCCACCATGCCAGCAGCCTCCCTCCATGGGTGAGGAGTTGGGGGAAGGGCATGAAATGAGAAGGGAAAGACAAGGCTAAGGTGAAGTGCTGTTACCTTCTTTGACTCCTTGGAAGCAGACAGGTAGGCACCTGTGGAGAGAGATGGAAAGGGATGGGATGGGGAGTGGTAGGGCAGGATGGCTGTCTGGCTTCTGGGAGTAGGCAGGGAGTGTCTGTAGGTGGAGGGGGCGGGGCTCACTCACCTGCCCAGCCCAGTGCCTTGAGGAGCCCCAGgagcagaaaagcagacaggAAGAGGCCTACACCATCCTCCAGGGAGGGTCCAGAGTGACCTGGAGGGTAGGAGAGACAAGAGTGAGTTCTGGGGTATCTTCTCAGGTACCCTCCACCCCCCTTCTCAATCCTGGCTCTTACCTGCCACTTCCAAGGTGACTTCAGCACTGCGCCCCAAGGCAGGCAGGCTGGGGTGGTGGACACGACAGGCATAGCGTACCCCATGCTGTGCAGAGGTGACCGGGGGCAGCTGCAGGTGCCCGGAGACACTGACAGAGCCATCGGAGTGTTGGCGCAAGGCTGAGAGCCAACTCTTCCCCTGGGCCTTCTGAAAGCTGCCCTCTGGGCCACCTCGGAGCTCCCACTCCACTTCCAGGCCCTCGGAGGGGTAGAAATGGGACACGAGGCAGAGCAACTCTGGGGGTGCTTCCCCGGGGACAGCCCACACAAGAGGTGTTGGCATCAGAGATACTTTGGGGGGCTCTGGGAAGAGAGTAGGAAAAGAGCATGGGGTGAATCAATCCACATTGTCCTCCCTCAGACCCTGTTTGTCCTTTGGCTTCTTCAAAACTGAAGAGGGTCTGGGTTTCTTCTCTCAGGATGGGGAACCCACTACCTCCCCATTGGTGCATCACAGGAATCTTCATGCCAAAGCCTCAGTTTTCAGGGATCCCTATTCCCAGATTTGAGAACCTTCGTCCCAAAACCCCCGATTCCCAGGGATCCTCCATCCATTGCCCTTCTGATTCCCAGACACCCAAACCTATCTCTACCCACTCACCCAACATCCTCTTCTCCACCATCCCTCCCCTATCATGGTGTCTCCATAATGGCAGTGCCCACCCTCTACCCGTGGGGATCCGTGTCCCCCAACTCACTCTGCACAGCAAGCTCCAGGGTGACCTGCCCTTGCAGGTATGGCAGGTGTATGGTGGCCAGATAGGCGCCCTCCTGGAAGGGCCTCACTGCAGGCAGCCAGAGGGTCCCATTTCCGGTCCATGGACCCCATGGCTCATTATCATCCCAAGCAGCAAATGCCACTGCCCCATCTCGGGCAGCAGGCATTTGCCCATCCAGCCCAGGAGTTGCAGCCAGGAGCAGCTGCCCCTTACCCTGGTGCTGGTGTCGCCACTCCAGCCCAAAGGGAGGGGGACCTGGGGCCAGAGACGTAGTGGCCTCTGGAGTGGGGGGCATGTAGGCAAAGCTCAAATCCAGCAGAGCGTCTTTTCCCAGCTGGACTCGAGTGGTGGGGGTGTGGGTAAGGACAGTCAGCACAACTGGGGAAAACGGGGAaagcagggggtgggaggggtgtgaaggaaagaaaggagaaaaaaaaaaaaacagaaatggagtTATAGGGAGGACTCAAGTCCAATGTACCCACCCCTCAGAGGACACCTCCTTTTCTGAGACTCACCAtctcccagccctccctgcaAATCGCCTGTTCTGGGACTGGGTGGGGCCAGTGTAACTGAGGCTGAGCAGAAAGGTCTAGAGGTAATGGAGCCCTTGCAGGTATAGCCCTTGCAGGCTGCTCTGAACACAGCCCGCTCGAGCTCTGGGGACAGCGGGATGTGAGTGCACTTCTGCCACAGCCCAAACCAGTGCGGTCTCCATGCACCACCCTTACAGGAGCGAGGCTCTCTTGGTTTGTTGGTGAGGACGATGACTCTGATTGTTGGTCCTATGGTGCCATGCAGGGTATTTCCTGACCCTGAACGGTTCTGGCTGTGGCCTAGACCTGAACACAGACCTCTATTCTCTAATGAGGCAACGTGGCCTGGCGCCTGGCTGCCGGGTAATCCCAGCTCCGAAGCTATTTACGTGGCCGTGGGCCAGTTGCTTCACTTGTCCATGGCTCCACGTCCTAATCTCTTAAAGACAACAATGATGCTgctctgtttcccccaaaataagacccagccggaccatcagctctaatgtgtcttctggagcaaaaattaatataagaccgggtcttatattctaGTAAACACGGTGATAGTATCTATTTCAGGGGGTTGTAGTGAGGGTTAAATGATTTAATCCCTTTTACTACCCAGATTTATTCAGTTCCTGGTTCTAGATAACAAAGACACCTACGTATGAAAGgcacttagaacagtatctggaaCACAGTAAGTCTACAAAAGCTTTTGCTGTGATTACACCTAAGCGCCTGCCC of Rhinolophus sinicus isolate RSC01 linkage group LG05, ASM3656204v1, whole genome shotgun sequence contains these proteins:
- the TAPBP gene encoding tapasin; its protein translation is MKALFLLLALALGLGTTVSAGPAVIECWLVEDAGGGRLSKRPAALLLRQGPGRLPPRPDLDPELYLKVHDPAGALQAAFRRYPRSAPAPHCEMSRYVPLPASANWAKDLSPEQNCPRSLDGTWFMVSMSSPVLGVSSLLRPQSEPQPESAPITMATVVLTVLTHTPTTRVQLGKDALLDLSFAYMPPTPEATTSLAPGPPPFGLEWRHQHQGKGQLLLAATPGLDGQMPAARDGAVAFAAWDDNEPWGPWTGNGTLWLPAVRPFQEGAYLATIHLPYLQGQVTLELAVQKPPKVSLMPTPLVWAVPGEAPPELLCLVSHFYPSEGLEVEWELRGGPEGSFQKAQGKSWLSALRQHSDGSVSVSGHLQLPPVTSAQHGVRYACRVHHPSLPALGRSAEVTLEVAGHSGPSLEDGVGLFLSAFLLLGLLKALGWAGAYLSASKESKKKVQ